In Arsenophonus sp. aPb, one DNA window encodes the following:
- the cmk gene encoding (d)CMP kinase, which produces MVVLPPVITVDGPSGAGKGTLCQALANKLGWQLLDSGAIYRVLALAALHHHVDIHSEEALVPLAANLDVRFEPREKELAVMLEGEDVSNEIRSEVVGNTASLTATFPRVREALLRRQRAFRTKPGLIADGRDMGTVVFPDAPVKIFLDATPEERARRRLQQLQDKGFDVKLSDLLVDIKERDYRDRNRLIAPLVPAKDALILDSTKLSIEGVIKQALAYVKKKQILSI; this is translated from the coding sequence ATGGTGGTTTTACCTCCCGTTATCACAGTTGATGGTCCAAGTGGCGCAGGTAAAGGTACATTATGTCAGGCATTGGCAAATAAGCTGGGTTGGCAGTTACTTGATTCTGGCGCTATTTACCGTGTTCTGGCTTTAGCAGCATTACATCATCATGTTGATATTCATTCTGAAGAAGCATTAGTTCCATTAGCTGCGAATCTTGATGTCCGTTTCGAACCAAGAGAAAAAGAATTAGCAGTTATGCTTGAGGGGGAGGATGTTAGTAATGAAATTCGTAGTGAAGTTGTTGGTAATACGGCATCTCTTACCGCAACTTTTCCTCGAGTGAGAGAAGCATTATTACGTCGGCAAAGGGCATTCCGCACTAAACCGGGTCTGATTGCTGATGGTCGTGACATGGGTACGGTGGTTTTTCCAGACGCACCGGTAAAGATTTTTCTCGATGCCACACCGGAAGAGCGTGCTCGTAGGCGGCTGCAACAGTTGCAGGACAAAGGCTTTGATGTTAAATTAAGCGATCTTTTAGTTGATATTAAAGAGCGTGATTATCGTGATCGTAATAGGCTGATTGCGCCTTTGGTGCCTGCAAAAGATGCGTTGATTCTGGATTCAACAAAGTTATCTATTGAAGGAGTCATCAAGCAGGCACTTGCTTATGTGAAAAAAAAGCAAATATTATCTATATAA
- the serC gene encoding 3-phosphoserine/phosphohydroxythreonine transaminase: protein MSQIYNFSAGPAMLPVDVLRCAQQDLCNWNSMGVSVMEISHRSEAFMEIVRQAEYNLRELLKIPDNYKILFCHGGARGQFAALPLNLFQADETVDYIVGGYWAKSAAQEAAKYCTVNEIDIRLEKSAYLSMQPMEEWSLTTNAKYLHYCPNETIDGIAIHTLPDFAADKIVIADYSSAILSQPLDVSRFGVIYAGAQKNIGPAGITLVIIREDLLGQARKTTPSILDYTILAKNDSMYNTPPTFAWYLSGMVFKWLKQQGGLQEIARRNQEKARLLYDVIDNSQFYINRVDPVNRSLMNVPFQMIKPNLDSKFIQAAEQQGLLFLKGHKAAGGMRASIYNAMPLAGVQKLVDFMIDFEQRNK, encoded by the coding sequence ATGAGTCAGATATATAATTTTAGTGCTGGTCCGGCCATGTTACCAGTAGACGTTTTGCGCTGTGCGCAGCAAGATCTTTGTAATTGGAACAGTATGGGTGTTTCGGTGATGGAAATAAGCCATCGCAGTGAAGCATTTATGGAGATTGTTAGACAAGCTGAATACAATCTACGTGAACTACTCAAAATACCTGATAATTATAAAATTCTTTTTTGTCATGGTGGTGCCAGAGGCCAATTTGCTGCCTTGCCATTAAATTTATTTCAGGCTGATGAAACTGTTGACTACATTGTTGGTGGTTATTGGGCAAAATCTGCTGCGCAAGAGGCAGCAAAATATTGTACCGTTAATGAGATTGATATTCGGCTTGAAAAATCAGCTTATTTGAGCATGCAACCGATGGAAGAATGGTCATTAACGACCAATGCCAAATATCTGCATTATTGCCCCAATGAGACAATTGACGGTATTGCTATCCACACACTACCTGATTTTGCCGCCGATAAAATCGTGATTGCTGATTACTCCTCAGCGATCTTATCGCAACCACTCGATGTGAGCCGATTTGGGGTTATTTATGCTGGGGCGCAAAAAAATATTGGTCCAGCCGGTATCACATTGGTTATCATACGGGAAGATTTATTAGGCCAAGCGAGAAAAACAACGCCTTCTATCCTTGATTACACAATCTTGGCTAAAAATGACTCAATGTACAATACACCACCAACTTTTGCCTGGTATCTATCGGGTATGGTGTTTAAATGGTTAAAACAGCAGGGTGGGTTACAAGAAATAGCAAGACGTAATCAAGAAAAGGCCCGCTTACTGTATGATGTTATAGATAACAGCCAGTTTTATATTAATCGAGTCGATCCAGTTAATCGTTCGCTAATGAATGTTCCATTCCAAATGATAAAACCTAACTTAGATAGTAAATTTATCCAAGCGGCAGAGCAGCAAGGACTGCTTTTTCTGAAAGGGCATAAAGCAGCGGGCGGAATGCGTGCTTCAATTTATAATGCGATGCCCTTGGCTGGAGTGCAGAAACTAGTTGATTTTATGATTGATTTTGAACAGCGGAATAAATAA
- the aroA gene encoding 3-phosphoshikimate 1-carboxyvinyltransferase gives MQTLTIPPISYIEGTINLPGSKSISNRVLLLAALAQGQTVITNLLASDDIRYMLNALTALGIEYQLSQDLTTCIVKGSGHYFSHQQGLEIFLGNAGTAMRPLSAVLALADNDIVLTGEPRMKERPIGHLIDALQQGGAIIDYLEQPGYPPIRIKGGFQGGSITVEGHVSSQFLTALLMAAPLAPNDTTIQIKGELVSKPYIDITLALMRSFGVEVDNQHYCQFHIKAGQQYISPGNYLVEGDASSASYFLAAAAIKGGTVRVTGIGKDSLQGDTQFAAVLEKMGAKIRWRKDFIECQRGELIGIDMDMNAIPDAAMTVATLALFAQGETIIRNIYNWRVKETDRLTAMATELAKVGAKVEEGRDYIRILPPQLLQHAEIETYNDHRMAMCFSLVALSDSPVTILDPNCTAKTFPDYFNQLEKLSYRD, from the coding sequence ATGCAAACCCTAACCATACCACCCATTTCTTACATTGAAGGTACTATCAATCTCCCTGGCTCGAAAAGTATTTCTAACCGGGTACTATTGTTAGCTGCATTAGCACAAGGCCAAACTGTAATAACTAATCTTCTTGCTAGTGATGATATTCGTTATATGCTTAATGCTCTGACAGCATTGGGGATTGAATATCAATTATCTCAAGATCTTACTACCTGTATTGTAAAAGGCAGTGGACATTATTTTAGCCATCAACAAGGTTTAGAAATTTTTCTCGGTAATGCAGGTACCGCTATGCGCCCTCTAAGTGCGGTTTTAGCGTTGGCGGACAATGATATTGTCTTAACCGGCGAGCCTAGAATGAAAGAGCGACCTATTGGTCATCTGATTGATGCACTACAGCAAGGCGGAGCAATTATTGACTATCTTGAACAGCCTGGTTATCCGCCGATAAGAATAAAAGGTGGTTTTCAAGGTGGGAGTATCACGGTAGAGGGACATGTCTCTAGCCAATTTTTAACCGCACTTTTAATGGCCGCACCATTGGCGCCTAATGATACGACGATTCAGATCAAAGGCGAGCTTGTTTCTAAGCCTTATATTGACATTACTCTTGCACTGATGCGTAGTTTTGGCGTTGAGGTGGACAATCAGCACTATTGTCAATTTCATATTAAAGCCGGACAACAATATATTTCACCAGGCAATTATCTCGTTGAGGGCGATGCCTCCTCGGCCTCCTATTTTTTAGCTGCCGCAGCCATCAAAGGTGGTACCGTTAGGGTAACGGGTATCGGCAAAGATAGCTTGCAAGGCGATACCCAATTTGCTGCGGTACTTGAAAAAATGGGCGCCAAAATACGTTGGAGAAAAGATTTTATTGAATGTCAACGGGGTGAGTTAATTGGTATTGATATGGATATGAATGCGATCCCAGATGCTGCGATGACGGTTGCTACTTTAGCACTGTTTGCGCAAGGTGAAACGATTATTCGTAATATTTATAACTGGCGGGTGAAAGAAACTGACAGATTAACAGCGATGGCAACCGAATTAGCAAAAGTTGGTGCTAAAGTAGAAGAAGGACGTGACTATATACGTATTTTACCGCCTCAATTATTGCAGCATGCTGAAATAGAAACTTACAATGATCATCGTATGGCGATGTGTTTTTCACTGGTCGCTTTGTCAGATAGCCCGGTTACTATTTTGGATCCCAATTGTACCGCTAAGACTTTTCCAGACTATTTTAATCAGCTAGAAAAATTAAGTTATCGCGACTAG
- the ansB gene encoding L-asparaginase 2, with the protein MKKLNISLLVGAMMLTNSAVSALPTITVLATGGTIAGGGDSATQSQYTAGKVSIDALINAVPEIEKIAHLNGEQIVNMGSQDMNDQVWLTLAKKINADCDKTAGFIITHGTDTLEETAYFLHLTTHCYKPIVMVGAMKPATALGTDGPLNLYNAVIVATDQEAGKRGVLLAMDDKVISGRNVVKMNTNFVEAFEAVNAGPEGFIYNGKVHYLSAAEPRADKAIFDISQLDQLPKVGIVYNYSNASALPAKSFIYHGYQGIVSAGVGNGNMYNKIFTVLADAVKQGIGVVRASRVPTGFITRNAEVDDSKYGFVAAERLNPQKARVLLQLALTQTHDPIKIQAMFDKY; encoded by the coding sequence ATGAAGAAGTTAAATATTTCTTTATTAGTTGGCGCTATGATGTTAACTAACAGTGCTGTTTCTGCCTTACCAACTATTACGGTACTCGCTACTGGCGGTACGATTGCTGGTGGCGGTGATTCAGCGACTCAATCCCAATATACAGCCGGTAAAGTTAGTATTGATGCATTAATTAATGCGGTACCTGAAATAGAGAAAATTGCCCATCTTAATGGCGAACAAATTGTTAATATGGGTTCACAAGATATGAATGATCAGGTATGGCTAACTCTAGCAAAGAAAATTAATGCTGATTGTGATAAAACAGCAGGTTTTATTATTACCCATGGTACTGATACGCTGGAGGAGACCGCTTATTTTTTACATTTAACCACCCATTGTTATAAACCGATTGTAATGGTTGGTGCGATGAAGCCGGCTACAGCATTAGGGACTGATGGGCCATTAAATCTCTATAACGCCGTTATTGTTGCCACTGACCAAGAGGCGGGCAAACGGGGAGTTTTATTAGCCATGGACGACAAAGTGATTAGCGGTCGTAATGTGGTTAAAATGAATACCAATTTTGTTGAAGCATTTGAAGCGGTTAATGCAGGCCCAGAAGGTTTTATCTACAATGGCAAGGTGCACTATTTAAGTGCGGCCGAACCCAGAGCAGATAAGGCTATTTTTGATATTAGTCAGTTAGATCAATTACCTAAAGTTGGCATTGTTTATAATTATTCAAATGCATCGGCACTGCCAGCCAAGTCATTTATCTATCATGGCTATCAAGGCATTGTGAGTGCTGGAGTGGGTAACGGTAACATGTATAATAAAATTTTTACGGTACTGGCTGATGCGGTAAAACAGGGAATAGGGGTGGTTCGCGCTAGTCGTGTTCCGACCGGTTTTATAACGCGAAATGCAGAAGTTGATGATAGTAAATATGGATTTGTTGCTGCTGAACGTTTGAATCCACAAAAGGCTCGGGTTTTACTCCAATTAGCCTTGACCCAAACCCATGATCCAATAAAAATTCAAGCGATGTTTGATAAGTATTAA